In Gossypium arboreum isolate Shixiya-1 chromosome 5, ASM2569848v2, whole genome shotgun sequence, a single genomic region encodes these proteins:
- the LOC108457170 gene encoding zinc finger CCCH domain-containing protein 23-like, protein MMIGESIQPNPTIKIPVGDPFNDPTASFPSVNFNYNNAVSSPCPVDYLGSLHRYLPSNDYESDSLSDDSDLPVDAFSCDHFRMYEFKVRRCARGRSHDWTECPYAHPGEKARRRDPRKFHYSGTACPDFRKGSCKKGDSCEFAHGVFECWLHPARYRTQPCKDGTSCQRRVCFFAHTPEQLRVLPQQSPRGNGSASADLDYVVSPMRHRLEFVSSPTSILASPPISPPSESPPMSPSGSCNSVSELAASMRSLQLGKSKMNGACSWGLQMGSGFSSPRGSTLRPGFCSSPSTPTRTPTRSSLGQFDIWEFNAVQEEPAMERVESGRNLRARMYAKLSKENSIGRLEPTGSGPDVGWVSELVK, encoded by the coding sequence ATGATGATCGGAGAATCAATCCAACCAAATCCCACCATCAAAATCCCCGTAGGGGACCCATTCAACGATCCGACGGCTAGCTTTCCCTCCGTTAACTTTAACTACAACAATGCAGTCAGTAGTCCTTGCCCCGTCGATTACCTCGGGTCTCTCCACCGTTACCTACCGTCAAACGACTACGAGTCCGATTCGCTGAGTGATGATTCGGACTTACCTGTTGATGCATTCTCATGCGACCATTTCCGGATGTACGAGTTCAAGGTGAGGAGGTGTGCTCGTGGAAGGTCACATGACTGGACTGAGTGTCCGTACGCTCACCCTGGTGAGAAGGCCCGAAGAAGGGACCCGAGAAAGTTCCATTACTCTGGAACTGCTTGCCCCGATTTTCGCAAGGGAAGCTGTAAGAAAGGCGATTCATGTGAATTCGCTCACGGCGTTTTTGAGTGTTGGCTCCACCCTGCTCGTTACCGTACTCAGCCTTGCAAAGACGGTACCAGTTGTCAAAGAAGGGTTTGTTTTTTCGCTCACACACCGGAGCAGCTTCGGGTGTTGCCGCAGCAGAGTCCGAGAGGAAATGGGTCCGCTTCAGCTGATTTGGATTATGTTGTTTCGCCCATGCGCCATCGTCTAGAGTTTGTTTCTTCACCAACTTCTATTCTGGCTTCACCTCCGATATCCCCACCTTCTGAGTCACCTCCTATGTCACCCAGTGGCTCATGTAACTCGGTGAGTGAACTTGCTGCTTCTATGCGAAGTTTGCAGCTGGGTAAGTCTAAAATGAATGGTGCTTGTTCCTGGGGCCTGCAAATGGGATCGGGTTTCAGTTCTCCACGTGGTTCCACACTCCGACCCGGTTTTTGCAGCTCTCCTTCAACTCCAACTCGTACGCCGACTCGGTCTAGCCTCGGTCAGTTTGACATCTGGGAATTCAACGCTGTCCAAGAGGAACCTGCAATGGAGAGAGTGGAGTCTGGGAGAAACCTGAGGGCAAGGATGTACGCAAAACTGAGCAAGGAAAATTCTATCGGCCGACTTGAACCAACCGGGTCGGGTCCTGATGTTGGATGGGTATCTGAGTTGGTGAAATGA